One Candidatus Sulfotelmatobacter sp. genomic region harbors:
- a CDS encoding mechanosensitive ion channel family protein, producing MPVLRALALALGLALAASAPAGAQVLPTLPSAAPTSPFDIQQSGIYTTAPIVLDGSVLFRIAATGSATSSIAERVTVIESVLQQITSQIEVGDETETAYDPATFKVSAVRQNDEDVLEAIDGRHHQAVPIMTVTTTDAQYNLTTVDALAQSWQDTLQSALVKALIKRQPAQVRLNLQRVAIAAGVLLVLTLILGWIVSLLRGRSGALRETLEQRAATAGEATATPDAGAAQEAVHHSRRRLLAFALRRIAPEQRMRIYNAVADVLVWLVVLLWFVGVTWALARFPQTTATARWLWQGALGVAGIWIVAALVNRLLDVVIQRAASVWHVRYQATSEERARHSLRIPTVANAIAGFKTILIVFIAALASLSQVGLSIGSVVTIGGIAALGVSLAAQNLVRDIVNGFLVLFEDQYVVGDYVTINAQSGLVEHLTLRIAQIRDAGGNLITIPHSSVTTVSNHSRNWSRVDYVVSAAPDADPQAAMAAVRAAIESMAADPAWRDALIMPLEWIGIDSMTKDWIAIRAALRTAPLRQFAVRRELNDRVVREFRKANLGFGVAIADEYYP from the coding sequence TCGACGGTTCGGTGCTGTTTCGCATCGCCGCCACCGGCAGCGCGACCAGCTCGATCGCCGAGCGGGTCACCGTCATCGAGAGCGTCCTGCAGCAGATCACCTCGCAGATCGAAGTCGGCGACGAAACCGAGACCGCCTACGACCCGGCGACCTTCAAGGTCTCGGCGGTGCGGCAGAACGACGAGGACGTGCTCGAAGCGATCGACGGGCGCCACCATCAGGCCGTTCCGATCATGACCGTCACGACCACCGACGCGCAGTACAACCTGACCACCGTCGACGCGCTGGCGCAGAGCTGGCAGGACACGCTGCAGAGCGCGCTGGTCAAGGCGCTGATCAAACGGCAGCCCGCGCAGGTGCGGCTGAACCTGCAGCGCGTCGCGATCGCCGCCGGCGTCCTGCTGGTGCTCACGCTGATCCTGGGCTGGATCGTCTCGCTGCTGCGCGGGCGTTCCGGCGCGCTGCGCGAGACGCTCGAGCAGCGCGCGGCGACCGCCGGCGAGGCGACGGCGACGCCGGACGCGGGCGCCGCGCAGGAGGCGGTGCACCACAGCCGCCGGCGGCTGCTGGCGTTCGCGCTGCGGCGCATCGCGCCCGAGCAGCGCATGCGCATCTACAACGCGGTGGCCGACGTGCTGGTCTGGCTGGTGGTGCTGCTGTGGTTCGTCGGCGTCACGTGGGCGCTGGCGCGTTTCCCGCAGACGACGGCGACGGCGCGCTGGCTCTGGCAGGGCGCGCTCGGCGTGGCCGGGATCTGGATCGTGGCCGCGCTGGTGAACCGGCTGCTCGACGTCGTCATCCAGCGTGCCGCGTCGGTCTGGCACGTGCGGTATCAGGCGACCTCGGAGGAACGGGCGCGGCACTCCTTGCGGATCCCGACCGTCGCCAACGCGATCGCGGGCTTCAAGACGATCTTGATCGTCTTCATCGCCGCCCTGGCCTCGCTCAGCCAGGTCGGGCTGTCGATCGGCTCGGTGGTGACGATCGGCGGCATCGCCGCGCTGGGCGTCTCGCTGGCCGCGCAGAACCTGGTGCGCGACATCGTCAACGGCTTTCTGGTGCTGTTCGAGGACCAATACGTCGTCGGCGACTACGTGACGATCAACGCGCAGAGCGGCTTGGTCGAGCACCTGACCTTGCGGATCGCGCAGATTCGCGACGCCGGCGGCAACTTGATCACGATCCCGCACAGCTCGGTGACGACCGTCTCCAACCACTCGCGCAACTGGTCGCGGGTCGACTACGTCGTCTCGGCGGCGCCCGACGCCGATCCGCAAGCCGCGATGGCGGCGGTGCGCGCCGCGATCGAGTCGATGGCGGCCGACCCGGCGTGGCGCGACGCGCTGATCATGCCGCTCGAATGGATCGGAATCGACAGCATGACCAAGGACTGGATCGCGATCCGGGCCGCGCTGCGCACCGCGCCGTTGCGCCAGTTCGCGGTCCGGCGCGAGCTGAACGACCGCGTCGTGCGGGAGTTCCGCAAGGCCAACCTCGGCTTCGGCGTCGCGATCGCCGACGAATACTATCCCTGA